One genomic segment of [Phormidium] sp. ETS-05 includes these proteins:
- a CDS encoding type II toxin-antitoxin system VapC family toxin: protein MSKFVVDASVAIKWVVPEIHSAAALRLRKPDYELIVPDFFFPEIGNILWKRVRRGESTQESAQEDLTALMELTLNMQPSLSLMPQALEIAVRIEQAVYDCVYLALAVSNDCQMVTADQRFYNALRGIL from the coding sequence GTGAGCAAATTTGTTGTCGATGCCAGTGTTGCCATTAAGTGGGTAGTGCCAGAGATTCACTCAGCAGCAGCACTCCGGTTGCGCAAGCCCGATTATGAGCTGATAGTACCGGACTTTTTCTTTCCAGAAATTGGGAATATTCTGTGGAAGCGAGTCCGGCGGGGTGAAAGTACCCAGGAAAGTGCGCAAGAAGATTTAACCGCACTCATGGAATTGACCTTAAATATGCAGCCATCCTTATCACTGATGCCGCAAGCGCTAGAAATTGCTGTCAGAATCGAACAAGCAGTTTATGACTGTGTTTATTTGGCTTTAGCTGTGAGCAACGATTGCCAGATGGTGACGGCTGACCAGCGGTTTTACAATGCTCTGCGGGGGATACTTTAG
- a CDS encoding MBOAT family protein — MVFSSPVFLFLFLPLVFTLHWLAQETKLRNLLLLGASLFFYAWGEPAFAAIMLASITFNYGMGLAIAKITSKIPKALALAAAIGVNLAVLVYFKYQTFLIENLNQFFNYFSYRFQFNQTDIKLPIGISFFTFQAISYIVDVYRHRVQAQSSVFRLGLYIALFPQLIAGPIVRYENIEQQLQQRYINLTQVGLGIRWFIIGLGKKMLIANTLAAPVDKIFALPSGEVSFPLAWVAVGCYTLQIYFDFSGYSDMAIGLGKMFGFDFCENFRYPYISASIRDFWRRWHISLSTWFRDYLFIPLGGSRLSPLRTYFNLVVVFFLCGLWHGASWNFVVWGLFHGLFAIWERLGLLQFLEKRPWLSPLGHIYTLLVVMVGWVFFRADRLGDARVFLQAMANLTSNTNNTAYYLGYYVNAEIWLAMGAGIIGSCPILPYLVKLYHKFSRNCTEKTAFFAEIIISLTTTTCLAAIFLACAAKLAAGTYNPFIYFRF; from the coding sequence ATGGTTTTTAGTTCTCCGGTTTTTCTGTTTTTATTCTTACCCCTGGTTTTCACATTGCACTGGCTGGCACAGGAAACCAAATTGCGCAACTTATTGCTCTTGGGCGCCAGCCTGTTTTTTTATGCTTGGGGTGAGCCCGCTTTTGCCGCAATTATGCTGGCATCCATTACCTTCAACTATGGGATGGGATTGGCCATTGCCAAAATTACCTCTAAAATACCCAAAGCTCTCGCCTTAGCCGCTGCAATTGGGGTCAACTTGGCGGTTTTAGTCTATTTTAAATATCAAACATTTTTGATTGAAAATTTGAACCAATTTTTCAATTATTTTTCTTATAGATTTCAATTTAATCAAACAGACATTAAATTACCCATAGGAATATCTTTTTTTACTTTTCAAGCCATATCTTATATTGTTGACGTTTATCGCCATCGAGTTCAAGCTCAATCTAGTGTTTTTAGGCTGGGACTATACATCGCTTTATTCCCCCAATTAATTGCAGGGCCAATTGTGCGATATGAAAATATAGAGCAACAATTGCAGCAAAGGTATATTAATCTTACACAAGTTGGGCTAGGGATTCGGTGGTTTATCATTGGCTTGGGTAAAAAAATGCTGATTGCCAATACTCTGGCGGCACCAGTTGATAAAATCTTTGCTCTGCCATCTGGGGAGGTGAGTTTTCCTTTAGCTTGGGTGGCGGTTGGCTGCTATACTTTGCAGATTTATTTTGATTTTTCTGGCTATTCAGATATGGCGATCGGTCTGGGAAAGATGTTCGGATTTGATTTTTGTGAAAATTTTCGTTATCCGTATATTTCCGCCTCAATTCGGGATTTTTGGCGCCGCTGGCATATTTCTCTATCTACTTGGTTTCGGGATTACCTATTTATTCCTTTGGGGGGCAGCCGTCTGTCTCCCTTGAGGACTTATTTTAACCTAGTGGTGGTGTTTTTTCTCTGTGGTTTATGGCACGGTGCCAGTTGGAATTTTGTAGTTTGGGGATTATTTCACGGTTTGTTTGCCATCTGGGAAAGACTGGGTTTACTGCAATTTCTAGAAAAACGCCCGTGGCTGTCACCCCTGGGCCATATTTACACCCTACTGGTGGTGATGGTAGGGTGGGTGTTTTTCCGAGCCGATCGCCTGGGAGATGCTAGGGTTTTTCTCCAGGCTATGGCCAATTTAACCAGCAACACTAACAACACCGCCTACTATCTGGGATATTATGTTAATGCCGAGATTTGGCTAGCAATGGGAGCAGGCATCATTGGGTCTTGCCCGATTTTACCATATTTAGTAAAACTCTACCACAAGTTTTCCCGTAACTGCACGGAAAAAACCGCTTTTTTTGCCGAAATTATTATTTCTCTTACCACCACCACCTGTCTCGCCGCCATCTTCCTCGCCTGCGCCGCTAAACTCGCCGCTGGCACCTATAACCCGTTTATCTATTTTCGATTTTAG
- a CDS encoding pentapeptide repeat-containing protein: MNAKELLELYAAGNRNFTGVNLIGADLTHANLTGANFSGAFLTGACFSRAFLNNVNFTGAFLYRTDLSFAKLQNSNLLQADLTKANLKGANLLKSCLVGAKFSGAIITGVNLAAANLSGVNFCGSDLSGINLRNANLSGANLNWANLSGARLSGADLSGALINNIKLSGAWLNGVDLSGFNLEGCSLEEAKLSGANLSGANLTASNLSHAAMRFAILNHANLRAANLNSAQLRKAALSEANLSKADLSDADLSEADLTGANLNLANLQNADLSDASLRGAYLWKASLDGCKLYRCNLIGASLRHADTTGVDWSEAILTDATMPDGTINN, from the coding sequence ATGAATGCCAAAGAATTACTTGAGCTTTACGCCGCTGGAAACAGAAATTTTACTGGCGTCAACCTGATTGGGGCTGACCTCACCCATGCCAATCTCACCGGTGCCAACTTCAGCGGTGCTTTCCTCACCGGCGCCTGCTTCAGCCGCGCTTTCCTCAATAACGTCAACTTCACCGGCGCCTTTCTCTACCGTACTGACCTCAGTTTTGCCAAGCTACAAAATTCCAATCTCCTGCAAGCCGACCTGACTAAAGCCAACCTCAAAGGCGCCAATCTCCTCAAGTCCTGTCTTGTGGGCGCTAAATTTAGTGGCGCAATTATCACCGGCGTTAACCTCGCCGCCGCCAACCTCAGCGGTGTTAATTTCTGCGGCTCCGACTTGAGCGGGATCAATCTGCGCAATGCTAACTTGAGTGGCGCTAATTTAAATTGGGCAAACCTTTCTGGGGCTCGCTTGAGCGGCGCCGACCTCTCTGGGGCTCTCATTAACAACATCAAGCTGAGTGGTGCATGGCTTAATGGTGTGGATCTGAGCGGATTTAACCTCGAAGGCTGTTCCCTGGAAGAAGCCAAACTCAGCGGTGCCAACCTCAGCGGCGCCAACCTCACCGCCAGCAACCTCTCTCACGCCGCGATGCGCTTCGCTATCCTCAACCACGCCAACTTGCGGGCCGCCAATCTCAATAGCGCCCAGTTAAGAAAAGCCGCCCTCAGCGAAGCCAATTTGAGCAAAGCCGATTTGAGTGATGCCGATTTGAGCGAAGCGGACCTCACCGGCGCCAACCTCAATTTAGCCAATCTCCAAAATGCCGACCTCTCCGATGCCTCTTTACGTGGTGCCTATCTGTGGAAAGCCAGCTTAGATGGCTGCAAACTTTATCGCTGCAATCTGATCGGTGCCAGCCTCCGCCACGCGGATACAACGGGAGTGGACTGGAGCGAAGCCATCCTCACTGATGCTACTATGCCCGATGGCACGATTAACAATTAG
- a CDS encoding pentapeptide repeat-containing protein, giving the protein MRGYIVDLREVLERYAAGERDFRDLNFVGGNLAGLDLSEINLRSANLQQVNFTGTILRGANLREVKLTGSTMEGVDLQEANLIGADLNDCNLSKANLKAVNASRSVMERANLELADLSESIASESRFVGANLTQAKLRDANLSRSNLTGCNLTAARLEGANLTLAILVNATMIEVNLTNAILNGANLTLADLTRADLSRANLSGSNMAEVNLKSAQLRGTKISWTTLRGANLQGASLYRANLGWSNLTGADLTEAILIDANLYRANLRDAKLLRAVMPDGAPKA; this is encoded by the coding sequence ATGAGGGGGTATATTGTGGATTTAAGGGAAGTTCTAGAGCGCTATGCTGCCGGGGAAAGAGATTTTCGTGACCTCAACTTTGTCGGAGGTAATCTGGCCGGGTTGGATTTGAGTGAAATCAACCTCCGCTCCGCTAACCTCCAACAAGTGAATTTTACCGGTACTATACTTAGAGGAGCTAACTTACGTGAAGTAAAACTGACAGGCTCCACGATGGAAGGGGTGGACCTGCAGGAAGCCAACTTAATTGGCGCCGATTTGAACGATTGCAATTTATCGAAAGCTAACCTCAAAGCAGTTAATGCCAGTCGGTCTGTTATGGAGCGGGCGAATTTGGAATTAGCGGACTTGAGTGAGTCGATCGCCAGTGAAAGCCGATTCGTCGGCGCCAACCTCACCCAAGCCAAACTCCGAGATGCCAACCTCTCCCGCTCCAACTTAACTGGATGCAATCTCACTGCCGCCAGATTAGAAGGCGCCAACCTCACTTTAGCGATTCTGGTCAACGCCACCATGATCGAAGTCAACCTCACTAACGCCATCCTCAACGGCGCCAACCTCACCCTCGCCGACCTCACCCGCGCTGACCTGAGCCGTGCCAACCTCAGTGGCTCCAATATGGCTGAGGTCAACCTCAAAAGTGCCCAACTACGCGGCACCAAAATCAGTTGGACTACCTTGCGCGGCGCCAATTTACAAGGTGCCAGCCTTTACCGCGCTAACCTCGGCTGGTCCAACCTCACCGGCGCCGACCTCACGGAAGCCATCTTAATTGATGCCAACCTCTATCGAGCTAACCTGCGCGATGCCAAGTTGCTCAGGGCAGTCATGCCCGATGGCGCCCCTAAAGCGTGA